One stretch of Lemur catta isolate mLemCat1 chromosome 2, mLemCat1.pri, whole genome shotgun sequence DNA includes these proteins:
- the SCML4 gene encoding sex comb on midleg-like protein 4 isoform X2, which translates to MNRYGVDPSASAFNHRGSLPPSSSLYCKRQNSGDGHLGGNPATTAGGPRINPMSSGGPPALGLRPPASSPKRNGTTLEGNKCASNPPLDGQDARRPRSRNPYNWTVEDVVWFVKDADPQALGPHVELFRKHEIDGYALLLLKSDMIMKYLGLKLGPALKLCYHIDKLKQGKF; encoded by the exons ATGAACCGCTACGGCGTGGACCCCTCTGCCTCCGCCTTTAACCACAGGGGCTCCTTGCCCCCCTCCTCCTCGCTGTACTGCAAGAGGCAGAACTCTGGAGACGGTCACCTTGGGGGAAACCCTGCTACCACTGCTGGTGGTCCCCGCATCAACCCCATGTCCTCTGGAGGCCCCCCAGCACTGGGGCTGAGgcccccagcctccagccccaAGAGAAATGGGACCACTCTGGAAGGAAACAAATGTG CCTCAAACCCTCCTCTGGACGGGCAGGACGCCAGGCGGCCACGGAGCAGGAACCCCTACAACTGGACCGTGGAGGACGTGGTGTGGTTCGTGAAAGACGCTGACCCGCAGGCTCTGGGGCCCCACGTGGAGCTCTTCAGGAAGCAC GAGATTGATGGCTATGCACTCTTGTTGCTGAAGAGTGACATGATCATGAAGTACCTGGGCCTGAAGCTGGGACCTGCACTGAAACTCTGCTACCACATTGACAAACTGAAGCAAGGCAAGTtctga